The Sulfurovum zhangzhouensis genome includes the window TTGTCCAAACATCAACCTCAAAGGGGTTATGACGATCGGTGCCCACTCAGAAGATACAAAAGTGATACAAAAAAGTTTTGAAGACACCTATGCGGTCTTTGATAAAGTACAAAAAGAGGGAGCAACTATCTGTTCTATGGGGATGAGTGGTGATTTTGAACTAGCGATCAAATGCGGATCAAATCTTGTAAGAGTAGGCTCCGCACTCTTTAAGAGTTAGACTCTCTTAACTTGCCTTTTGTTCCTGGCAATTATGACAGATACCGTAAAGGTTGATCTGTTCACTGCTTAGAGAGAAATTCTCTTCTTTCGTCATATTTTCTATCAGCGTATCTACACTACTGATCAGCGGTTTATCTTCAACCATACCGCAGACTGTACATACCAAATGTATATGATCGTCTTTTTTTAACTCATATTTTGATTTTTGACCTGCAACCGGTACCTCTACCAATACCTTCTTTTCAAGCATCAAAAGGATATTTTTATAAACGGTAGCAAGTGATAATGAGGCATGAATCCTTGAAACTTCTTCATAGATAGCATCAATAGTAATATGACCGTGTTTTTCGATTGTTTCTAGAATATTCATTCTTTGGAAAGTTGCTTTGAGTCCACTCTCTTTGAGCAGCGTTACATGATCTGTCATCTTGTTCCTTCAAGGCGCATCATTGGAAGCAATGGTTTAGCTTCTTACTCCGACTAAAAAGGGGAAGAGGGGTGCCGAAGAAGAAGCTAAAACATTACTTCCACATTATGTAACGTAAATGTAACGTTAGCTATGCGCGTATTATAGCTCAGCATAGCTGAGCTATAACTTAAATTATAGTTCGTTTTCGTGTTTTGCAAGATATTCTGCTACACCTGCAGTGTCAGCTTTCATACCTTCATCACCTTTTTGCCAACCAGCTGGACATACTTCACCATACTCGTTAGTAAATAGCATTGTATCAACCATTCTGATCATCTCATCGATGTTTCTTCCAAGTGGAAGATCGTTGATCACTGCATGTCTTACTGTACCGTCTGCATCAATAAGGAAAGAACCTCTAAGTGCTACTGATTCATTAAGAAGTACATCATAATCTCTCGCAATTTGTTTATTAAGGTCTGCAACAAGCGGCATATCAACTCTACCGATTCCACCTTGATTTACAGGAGTCTCTCTCCATGCAAAGTGGCTGAACTGAGAGTCTACTGAACAACCGATTATATTGATACCTCTTTCCCTGAACTCTTTAGCTCTGTGAGAAAATGCGATGATTTCAGACGGACAAACGAATGTAAAGTCAAGTGGGTAGAAAAATAGTACCGCACCTTTTTCACCAAGATTTTCATATAGGTTGAAATCTTCTACAATTGAACCATCTGCAAGTACAGCTGTTGCTGTAAAATCAGGAGCCTTTTTAGTTACTAGCATTTTACTTCCTTATTGATAATTTTTATTAACAAACTAATTTTATCACAGTAAAATTAATTTTCTCTTAATTTATTCAAAGGGTAATAACCCAAACTTTCTAATAAACGTTTCATCGATATCGATCACATCTAGACTCTGTAATCTGTCCAACACTTCTTTGGTACAATGCGTATCACCAGGCCACTCTCTATCATATCCGTCTATTATACCTTTATTTGTCCCATCTATGACAATAAATGGAGAAAGTTTTACGTCTCTTTGAGCATCAATATTATTCACAACACGCCAAATCAGCATATATGGATCTTGGATATCATTATTTGCCTTGTCGACAATAACCAATACTTTAATATGATCTTTAAGGCTATCTACCTTATCCCAATCTTCTGAAATAGACGCTGTCTTTTCTACGGTAATCACGCAGATAGGATTTTTTGTATGTGTCATATATTGCTTGAGTTCAAGTATATTGCTGTCTATCTCTTTCATCTTGGCTAAAAGCTCACTGTCAACAAGCGGGATAGCCACACCTTCAGCTACTTCACTACCGGTTGCATCAACTCCGAGTTTTCCCCCTACAAATTGTTCAGGTGAAGAGTGATCCAGATGATCAACAATTCCTTGAGTAATGAGTACTTTATTTTTATCAAGTCTGTTTAGAATATGTTCTGTCAATGCTTCAAATTCTTCCAGCTCAGGTGCATTTTCCCCTACAAAGATCGCATGTTTGACAAAACTCATCTGCCCTACTCCCCAGAACGCATGCATGAACTGTTGCGCATGACCTTTGTAAAGCGTTTTCATCTTAGCCAAGATCAGGTTATGGAAAACACCGTTTTCTGGCATGTTATAATCTATAAGATCAGGCGCCATAGGTTTGAGCATCGGTAAAAAGACTCTTTCTGTAGCCCATCCCATATACTTATCCTCAAGCGGAGGCTTTCCAACCACTGTCGCAGCATAAACAGGATTTGACTTCATAGTGATTGTCTCCACATCCATCACCGGGAATGGTTCTTTGAGTGTATAATATCCTGTATGATCTCCAAACGGTCCCTCTATCTCCATTTTTTCAGGGTCCACAAAACCTTCAATCACGATGTCAACATCTTCAGGAATATAAATATCATTGGTAATGGACTTCACCAATCTGGCATTTTCGTTTCTGACAAACCCATATAAAAGAAGCTCAAACATTCCGTGGGGCATAGGTGCCTGACCACACCAAATATAAAGGGGGTCTCCGCCTATCGCAACACTTACAGGCATTTTCTTACCTGCACGTTGATACTGGTCAAAAAAATGAGAAGCATCTTTATGGATCTGCCAATGCATCCCCAGCCTATTCTTATCGTACTGCTGAAGCCTATACATACCAAGGTTCTGCATCTGTCCGTCAAGGCTTTGAGTATAAACCTGTCCCATAGTGATAAACGGTCCGCCATCCTCTTCCCATGTTTTCAAGATAGGCAATCGATCCAGATCAACTTTCTCTTTATTATAGATGATTTCCTGACATGCACCTTGACCCTTGAGCCGTTTAGGGAATATGTTTTTGAGATTAAAGAGCATTGGAAGCATTTTCAGTTTTGCAACCACTCCTTTTGGTGGCTTAAGTTTCAACAGTGCATCGATACCTTTAGCTACATCATCAGGGTGTTTGCCAAAGATATCTTGAGTGATCTGTTTATTGGCAAAGATATTCATGAGTACTGGCATATCATAAGTAATGCCTTTTGCTTTATTGATAGGATTTGTAAAAAGTAAAGGACGGGAATCATCTTTTTTCACTTCGATATAAGCTACATGCGGTATCTCAAGTTCAACATCAAGAGGCTCATCGATGATCTTTAAATTTCCATGCTCTTTTAGCCAAGCAACCACATCTTTCATATCTATCCTTCTTGCTATAGTGTATCAACTATTTATGATAGAAAAAATTATAGCAAAAGCGGATTAGTTTTAAAGCACAAGAATAGCTAAACCTTCGCTATTCTTGTGACATTACTAAAGGAGTATATCCAGGAATCCGGTGAACCAACAAATTGGATTTATCAACGCAAGGAATCCACTACAATTAGTAGAAGGTTTACTGTTTGGATCTGTAGGATCCGTACCGTCTTCGATTTCAGCACGATCACCATACCCATCATTATCTGTATCTGTATCTAGCGGGTCAGTGATATACACATTACCGGCTCCAATATCAATTGTAACTTCATAATGATCTCCAAGCCCATCATCATCACTATCCGGATCGTTTGGATTTGTTCCAATGCTTATTTCATCACCGTCATTCAGACCATCTCCATCACTATCCGGATTATTAGGGTCAGTTCCAATACTTACTTCATTACCATCATTAAGACCATCTCCATCCGTATCAGGATTAGAAGGATCTGTATTATGGAGAGTAATTTCATCAACATTACTTAGTCCATCACCATCTTTATCAGGATCCATCGTATCAGGGATACCGTCTCCATCGATATCCGAAGGGACACTTGTATTATCTAACGGATCGCTTCCAACTGTGGTCTCATCAATATTACTAAATCCATCACCGTCACTGTCATTGGTAGGATCATCATCCACCGCATCAAGTTCATCGGCCACACCGTCACTGTCACTGTCAGTAATAGCTGATTCGATCGCATCGATCTTACCGTCACCGTCTGTATCACTTATTCCTTCTACACCGTCACTTTTACCGTCACCGTCTGTATCAGGATTAAGCGGGTTAGTTCCGTTATTCACTTCATCCCCGTCTGAAACACCATCGCCGTCCGTGTCTGCCTTCAATGGATCGGTTCCAAATGTATTAGTTTCGTCAGCATTACTCAGACCATCACCGTCACTGTCATTAGTAGGATCATCATCTACCGCATCAAGTTCATCGGCCACACCGTCACTGTCACTATCAGTAATAGCTGATTCGATCGCATCGATCTTACCGTCACCGTCTGTATCGCTTACTCCTTCTGCGCCGTCACTCTTGCCGTCACCATCTGTATCTGCCTTCAATGGATCGGTACCATTAGTGATCTCCACACCATCTAAAACACCATCTCCATCCGTATCAGGATTTGAAGGATCCGTCATATAGTTATTTGTTTCATCCACATTGCTCAAACCATCACCGTCCATATCAGGATCTATCGCATCAGGAATACCGTCTCCATCCAGATCTCCCGGGACACTCGTATTATCTAACGGATCGCTTCCAACTGTGGTCTCATCAATATTACTAAATCCATCGCCGTCACTGTCATTGGTAGGATCATCATCCACCGCATCTAGTTCATCGGCCACACCGTCACTGTCGCTGTCAGTAATAGCTGATTCGATCGCATCGATCTTACCGTCACCGTCTGTATCACTTACTCCTTCTACACCATCACTTTTGCCGTCACCGTCAGTATCAGGGTTCAATGGATCCGTACCGTTGGTTACCTCTTCACCGTCCAACATACCATCACCATCCGTATCATCTTTTACTGGACTTGTATGATGAATATTAGTTTCATCTGTATTACTCAGGCCATCACCGTCACTGTCATTGGTAGGATCATTATCCACTGCATCAAGTTCATCGGCCACACCGTCACTGTCGCTGTCAGTGATAGCAGATTCGATCGCATCGATCTTGCCGTCACCGTCTTTATCTGTTGTACCTTCTACGCCATCACTCTTGCCGTCACCATCCGTATCAGGATTAAGCGGGTTAGTTCCGTTATTTACTTCATCCCCGTCTGAAACACCATCGCCGTCCGTATCTGCTTTCAATGGATCGGTAAGATGTATATCTGCCTCGTCAGCATTACTCAGGCCATCACCGTCACTGTCATTGTTTGGATCATCATTCGCTGCATCCAGTTCATCAGAAACACCGTCACCATCACTATCCACTGTTGACGGTTCTAGTGCATCGATAATACCATCTCCATCAGTATCACTTACACCTTCGTCACCGTCACTTTTCCCATCACCATCCGTATCAGGATTAAGAGGGTTAGTTCCGTTATTTACTTCATCCCAGTCTGAAACACCATCGCCGTCCGTATCTGCTTTCAATGGATCGGTAAGAAGTATCTCTTTCTCGTCAGCATTACTCAGGCTATCACCGTCACTGTCATTGGTAGGATCATCATCCACCGCATCAAGTTCATCGGCCACACCGTCACTGTCGCTATCAGTGATAGCTGATTCGATTGCATCGATCTTGCCGTCACCGTCTGTATCACTTACTCCTTCTAGACCATCACTTTTGCCGTCACCGTCCGTATCGGGATTTAATGGATCCGTACCGTTAGTTACCTCTTCTCCATCCAACATACCGTCTCCATCGGTATCTGCTTTCAATGGATCGGTAAGACGTATCTCTATCTCGTCAGCATTACTCAGGCCATCACCGTCACTATCGTTGTTTGGATCATCATTCGCTGCATCCAGTTCATCCGAGACACCGTCACCATCACTATCCACTGTTGCCGGTTCGAGTGCATCGATAATACCATCTCCATCAGTATCACTTACACCTTCTTCACCGTCACTTTTCCCATCACCATCCGTATCAGGATTAAGCGGATTAGTTCCGTTATTCACTTCATTACCGTCTGAAATACCATCTCCATCTGTATCTAATGGTTCTCCAACATCCGAGATACCATTTCCATTCCTATCAGTGATAGTTGTGGAGTTTTCATCTGATTCTTCAGCATTGGTCAGTCCATCATGATCAGTATCTGTATCCCATGGATCAGCTACTAATGGATCTGTTCCCGTCGCAATTTCATCTGCATCGGATATTCCATCGTTATCATCATCCGTATCTGCACAGTCATAAACTTTATCTAAATCTGTATCTGATACCTCCTGCCCCTGAGCAAGTGCAACTTCTACACATATCATCTCAGGTGCTATTACTTCCGCATTTCCATCAGCACATGTTTTCCCGTTACAACCGCTTAAAATAAGCAGGCTCAAAAAACCAATCGTCCCGTCCCTTAAAACATTCATAGTTTTTCCCTTGTCTTTTTAATTGAATTATTAAAATACAATAGTAAAACTTTGCTCATATATATTTAACATATAGTTTTTCATAATTTTATATTATTTTTGTAGATTTGAAACACTTTTATAATATTTCATAGATAAGACAATATAAAGAGTTTGTAGAAAATTTAAAATTTTATTTAGTATGAATTCTGTTGAATTTTAGAGGAATAAAATGTAGTATGTATCGGGAGAAAGATGTAATATATCCTCCCCCAATGTAAAAGAAGAAAAATTAAAGTCTTTGCGGCATTTCATCTTTAAAAGCAATCTCTTCAGCCTTACTAAGGATCTCTAAGGCTCCATCATCTATCATAACTTGAGCAAGTGCTTCTCCCAGATGTTCACAACATTCGATCTGTGTACTGAGAGAGGCTTCCATAATATTCGTTCCGTCAGGATAACCAAGCATCGCTTTGATTATAATGTCTTCACCCTCTATGATTGCATTGACTGCAACGGGAGCAGAGCATCCTGCACCGATTTTAGCGATAAAGTCACGTTCCAGTTTTGTACAAAGAAAGCTCTTCTCATCATTCAAACTCAAAGCGATCTCTCTTACTCTCTCATCACTGCTAATGATCTCGATCCCCAATGCAGCCTGTCCCATTGGAGGGATCATGAAACTTAGTTTCTCAACATGCGGAATATCTTTAAGCAGATCCAGTCTATATAGTCCGATATAAGCAAGAATGATAGCATCATACTGTCCTTCTGCAAGCTTTCTAAGACGAGTATTGACATTTCCTCTTAGATCTTTTACTTGAAGATCAGGACGTTGTTGAAGCAGTTGCATACGTCTTCTTAAACTTGTGGTACCTACTACTGCACCTTTTGGAAGTGCTTCCAAGTTTTCATATTTGTGAGAAAGGAAAACATCACTTTGATCCTGACGCTCTGTAATAGCTGCTAACTCAAGCCCTTCAGGGATATAAGTAGGTACATCCTTAAGCGAATGCACTGCCAGGTGTGCATTACCCGCAAGCATTTCATCTTCAAGCTCTTTGGTAAAGTGCCCTTTACCTCCAACTAATGCTAAAGGCCTATCAAGTATCTTATCACCTTTTGAAGTGATCTCATTGAGTTCCACTTCCACATCTGGAAAACTAGTTTCTATTCTCTCTTTGATATGGTATGCCTGCCAAAGTGCCAATTGGCTTGCACGTGTTGCTATGATTAATTTTTCTGCCATTACTTGATAAACTCTTTATATTTATTTCTCATCTTATCCCATTTACCGTCAGCATAGATCGTAGGTGTACCGCTAACCATCATTTCGCTTGCGGCATCAGAATCCGCTTTCATAGCGTCTTTCACTTTTTGATCATCAACCTTTTCTGCAGTGACACTGTACCCTGTCTGTTTTTCTACTTCAGCAAGAATCTTTTTCATATCAGTCTCTCTTGGATCGATCTTCATTGCATAGATTTTTGGCAAGACATCCATTTTCCCTTCATGCTGTGCAAGGTGCATCACACGTGTCAAAACATCTGAAACAGGGTGAATACGTAATAACGGCAAATGATAATAGTAAAGAGCGATCTGATCAGGATGTTCTTTCGCCGCTTTCATAATATCCGGAACCACTTCTTGGCAGAATGGACACTGAGGATCAGAGAATACAAGTACTTTATGGGCAGCATTTTTATTTCCAAAGATCAAGTGTGCATCATCATAAAATTTGTCTGATACAGTAGGTTTGATCTCATCACGGTAATCTCTCCCGTTTTTTAGACTCACCAAGTTTCTAGTTGCCAGTCCGTCTTTTACAAAGATAGTCTCAGGTGCCTTTATTTCTTTACCTTGATAATTCAAGTCCATTGTCGTAAGATACACATTCCAACCAGGAATATCCGGATGAGAAGTCTCTTCAATGATCGTAACACCTTTTACTTCTACCTGAGGGTTGAGGACTACATGCTTCTTCACATAATTCAAAAGTTCTTTTTCATCTACCGTATTTCCTGCACTAAGCGTGAGGGTTGTGATCAGTGTACTCGTCAATAATTTCGACATCAATGACATTATCTTCTCCTTGTTTCTCTGATTTAAAGTTGGTTTGTTCAGGGGTTATTTTAGCGACAAATTGCAAATAAAGTGTGTAAAGCAACGCAAAAATTCCAAGAATATCCGTCAATACTCCCGGAATAATAAGTAGGATTGCCCCAATAAAGTAAGAAGTACTGACACTTTGGAAACCTTGTAGGCTTAGCTTTCCCCGTGTAACTGCATCAAGGTTGCCCATGACTGTAAACGGTGAAAGTCTTAAAAGTTGTACCCCGATTATAAATGTCACTACGATCCAAATTGCCGACCATAAAAAACCGATCCTCTCACCTACACTTAAAGAGAGGTAAAGTTCTAACAGTAAAAAAGGGATCGCAATTAAAATCGGCATTTTTACAATCTTTCCTCAAGTACAGAAAGGATATCTTCAGCAGGTACCTCTTCTTTGAGCATTTCTTTACGTGTGAGAAACTCTACCTTTCCATCTGCAAGGTTTTTCCCGATCACAACAGCATGAGGGATACCAAGAAGTTCACAGTCTTTCATCTTTGCACCAAAGCGGTCTTTACGATCATCTATGATTACATCTACTCCCTTAGCTTTCATAGCTTCATAAAGTTTTTCACCCAATGCCAGCTGTTCTTCATCCTTGATATTTGAAACAAGGATATATAGATCAAACGGTGCAGACTCTTTTGTCCAGATACACCCATTATCATCATGATTCTGCTCAATGATCGCTGCAAGCAGACGACTCACACCGATACCGTATGTTCCCATCACCATAGGAACAGACTTACCGTTCTCATCCAAGAACACACATCCAAGCGGTTCAGAGTAACGGGTACCAAGCTGGAAGATATGACCTGCTTCAATCCCCTTGGTATAACGTAATGAACCACCGCAACATGTACATACATCACCTTCTTGTACAGCAACAAGGTCATCAAAGTTTGCTTCGATCCCTACAAAGTTGTTCCCTACTAGATGGTAATCCTTCTCATTTGCCCCACAGATCATAGAAGCTGCATCTTTGAGCTCATTATCATATACTACGGTAATTCCTTCCGGTACAGTAGTCGGTCCCATAAATCCGGCTATCAAACCGACTTCAGCCAACTCTTCTTCGGATACATCAACCAAATCATTCGCATCTACTGCATTACACGCTTTCACTTCTTGCAGTTCATCCGATCCGCGTAGTGCAAAGAGGACGATCTTACTCTCGCCTTCATCATAAAGCGCTCTTTTTGCTACTGTTTTTACCAAATAGTAAGGATCTACTTTGAAAAATTCACTCAATGCCTCAATCGTTTTCACATTAGGTGTATTGAATTTTGCAAACTTTGCTTCAGGTGCTGCCACGTCACAAATCTTCGGCTGGCGTAC containing:
- a CDS encoding Fur family transcriptional regulator, whose product is MTDHVTLLKESGLKATFQRMNILETIEKHGHITIDAIYEEVSRIHASLSLATVYKNILLMLEKKVLVEVPVAGQKSKYELKKDDHIHLVCTVCGMVEDKPLISSVDTLIENMTKEENFSLSSEQINLYGICHNCQEQKAS
- a CDS encoding peroxiredoxin; amino-acid sequence: MLVTKKAPDFTATAVLADGSIVEDFNLYENLGEKGAVLFFYPLDFTFVCPSEIIAFSHRAKEFRERGINIIGCSVDSQFSHFAWRETPVNQGGIGRVDMPLVADLNKQIARDYDVLLNESVALRGSFLIDADGTVRHAVINDLPLGRNIDEMIRMVDTMLFTNEYGEVCPAGWQKGDEGMKADTAGVAEYLAKHENEL
- a CDS encoding menaquinone biosynthesis decarboxylase, whose product is MKDVVAWLKEHGNLKIIDEPLDVELEIPHVAYIEVKKDDSRPLLFTNPINKAKGITYDMPVLMNIFANKQITQDIFGKHPDDVAKGIDALLKLKPPKGVVAKLKMLPMLFNLKNIFPKRLKGQGACQEIIYNKEKVDLDRLPILKTWEEDGGPFITMGQVYTQSLDGQMQNLGMYRLQQYDKNRLGMHWQIHKDASHFFDQYQRAGKKMPVSVAIGGDPLYIWCGQAPMPHGMFELLLYGFVRNENARLVKSITNDIYIPEDVDIVIEGFVDPEKMEIEGPFGDHTGYYTLKEPFPVMDVETITMKSNPVYAATVVGKPPLEDKYMGWATERVFLPMLKPMAPDLIDYNMPENGVFHNLILAKMKTLYKGHAQQFMHAFWGVGQMSFVKHAIFVGENAPELEEFEALTEHILNRLDKNKVLITQGIVDHLDHSSPEQFVGGKLGVDATGSEVAEGVAIPLVDSELLAKMKEIDSNILELKQYMTHTKNPICVITVEKTASISEDWDKVDSLKDHIKVLVIVDKANNDIQDPYMLIWRVVNNIDAQRDVKLSPFIVIDGTNKGIIDGYDREWPGDTHCTKEVLDRLQSLDVIDIDETFIRKFGLLPFE
- the hemC gene encoding hydroxymethylbilane synthase; this encodes MAEKLIIATRASQLALWQAYHIKERIETSFPDVEVELNEITSKGDKILDRPLALVGGKGHFTKELEDEMLAGNAHLAVHSLKDVPTYIPEGLELAAITERQDQSDVFLSHKYENLEALPKGAVVGTTSLRRRMQLLQQRPDLQVKDLRGNVNTRLRKLAEGQYDAIILAYIGLYRLDLLKDIPHVEKLSFMIPPMGQAALGIEIISSDERVREIALSLNDEKSFLCTKLERDFIAKIGAGCSAPVAVNAIIEGEDIIIKAMLGYPDGTNIMEASLSTQIECCEHLGEALAQVMIDDGALEILSKAEEIAFKDEMPQRL
- a CDS encoding DsbA family protein, whose protein sequence is MSLMSKLLTSTLITTLTLSAGNTVDEKELLNYVKKHVVLNPQVEVKGVTIIEETSHPDIPGWNVYLTTMDLNYQGKEIKAPETIFVKDGLATRNLVSLKNGRDYRDEIKPTVSDKFYDDAHLIFGNKNAAHKVLVFSDPQCPFCQEVVPDIMKAAKEHPDQIALYYYHLPLLRIHPVSDVLTRVMHLAQHEGKMDVLPKIYAMKIDPRETDMKKILAEVEKQTGYSVTAEKVDDQKVKDAMKADSDAASEMMVSGTPTIYADGKWDKMRNKYKEFIK
- a CDS encoding FxsA family protein produces the protein MPILIAIPFLLLELYLSLSVGERIGFLWSAIWIVVTFIIGVQLLRLSPFTVMGNLDAVTRGKLSLQGFQSVSTSYFIGAILLIIPGVLTDILGIFALLYTLYLQFVAKITPEQTNFKSEKQGEDNVIDVEIIDEYTDHNPHA
- a CDS encoding proline--tRNA ligase produces the protein MRFTQLLIPTTKETPNDATLASHIYLIRGGFIQSVGGSGLYNFLPLGKKVLDKVEKVVKEELDRAGCQEVSLSFVTPSSLWEESGRFEKYGKELLRFKDRKDNDFVLGPTHEEMMVNLVRQTVKSYKQLPLNLYQINLKFRDEIRPRFGLMRGREFLMKDGYSFHISEEDMKREFDLMEETYKKIFTRLGLEFRVVEADSGAIGGSGSKEFMVLADSGEDTIVVCDSCEYGANIEAAVRQPKICDVAAPEAKFAKFNTPNVKTIEALSEFFKVDPYYLVKTVAKRALYDEGESKIVLFALRGSDELQEVKACNAVDANDLVDVSEEELAEVGLIAGFMGPTTVPEGITVVYDNELKDAASMICGANEKDYHLVGNNFVGIEANFDDLVAVQEGDVCTCCGGSLRYTKGIEAGHIFQLGTRYSEPLGCVFLDENGKSVPMVMGTYGIGVSRLLAAIIEQNHDDNGCIWTKESAPFDLYILVSNIKDEEQLALGEKLYEAMKAKGVDVIIDDRKDRFGAKMKDCELLGIPHAVVIGKNLADGKVEFLTRKEMLKEEVPAEDILSVLEERL